In the Lepidochelys kempii isolate rLepKem1 chromosome 3, rLepKem1.hap2, whole genome shotgun sequence genome, one interval contains:
- the GLYATL3 gene encoding LOW QUALITY PROTEIN: glycine N-acyltransferase-like protein 3 (The sequence of the model RefSeq protein was modified relative to this genomic sequence to represent the inferred CDS: inserted 1 base in 1 codon; substituted 1 base at 1 genomic stop codon) has protein sequence MLVLNCSMKLQMLEKMLMQNFPKSHKVYGAVLNINKGNPFGKEVVVDSWPDFKVVIIRQQIEGSRVDYMKHPTLTCLDLPTMMDPAPRLAYLDVSYTSLLNETWXRGGSEQCXGYIANLIHCFPSICVLDDNGHPVSWSLTDQFATMIHSYTLPEHHRKALPGPLLEVKDCGENRCPARTGEFIGGLGGDAI, from the exons ATGCTGGTGCTGAACTGTTCCATGAAACTGCAGATGCTGGAGAAAATGTTAATGCAGAACTTCCCCAAATCACACAAA GTTTATGGAGCAGTGCTGAATATCAACAAAGGAAATCCCTTCGGGAAGGAAGTGGTGGTGGATTCGTGGCCAGATTTCAAAGTTGTCATCATCAGGCAGCAGATAGAG ggctccagggtggaTTATATGAAGCATCCAACACTGACTTGTTTAGACCTACCAACAAT GATGGACCCTGCACCAAGACTGGCTTACCTTGATGTCTCTTATACCAGCCTGCTGAATGAAACCTGGTGACGGGGAGGCAGCGAGCAAT CAGGGTACATTGCCAACCTCATTCACTGCTTCCCCAGCATCTGCGTGCTAGATGACAAtggacaccctgtctcctggagTCTGACAGATCAGTTTGCCACCATGATTCACAGTTATACCCTTcctgagcaccacagaaaag ccttgcccggacccctcctggaggtcaaggattgcggcgagaaccgatgcccagcgcgcaccggtgagttcatcgggggcctcggaggagacgcgatttga
- the CENPQ gene encoding centromere protein Q isoform X1, translating to MTVAAAKKGSDMVSVKSRESPLQGSHCPSCHDSHCHKTQRHDIDSHVTTVAARSLGKVASALCHSRSRLGEAIMKHHCARPPKAGKSVREGAAQKRSKSQQHPEPSSKKADGGQKRGQEKEVTQPAKKREKRQREQSPEETGSRGTKKVKLAPGKTAAWQPLPASSIDHLGGMMDSVILSILSKSIQEKDDIQKHLNLLKERLLRRYRTLKVPVGKLSNLKNVPSLKVAEKENLSFNEEAVALLQEEITTAVQTAENTDENIQSLQDKIQSLRNRLEEAEDKAKKVFQKNGTGVLSLPELPKHSLTAPTLQEEILKIQDQKGILKDLSTIQHSAEMKNMLTLLEQAYEKVDSL from the exons ATGACAGTAGCTGCTGCGAAAAAGGGCAGTGACATGGTCTCTGTGAAGTCACGAGAGTCCCCCCTGCAAGGCTCTCATTGTCCATCATGTCACGACAGTCACTGCCACAAGACTCAGCGTCATGACATTGACTCCCATGTCACGACGGTTGCGGCCAGAAGCCTTGGCAAAGTGGCATCAGCCCTGTGTCACAGTAGGAGCCGCCTAGGAGAAGCG ATCATGAAACATCACTGTGCTCGTCCCCCTAAGGCAGGGAAGTCTGTCAGAGAAGGAGCAGCACAAAAGAGGAGCAAGTCACAGCAGCACCCAGAACCTTCCAGCAAAAAAGCAGATGGAGGACAAAAACGGGGACAAGAGAAAGAG GTCACACAGCCAGCCAAGAAGAGAGAGAAGCGACAGAGGGAGCAGTCCCCAGAAG AAACAGGTTCTCGGGGCACAAAAAAGGTGAAGTTGGCCCCTGGCAAAACAGCAGCATGGCAGCCACTCCCAGCCAGTAGCATCGACCACCTGGGAGGCATGATGGATTCAGTAATATT ATCCATTCTAAGTAAATCAATACAAGAAAAAGATGACATTCAAAAGCACCTCAACCTCCTGAAGGAAAG gCTTCTGAGACGTTACAGGACCCTGAAGGTGCCTGTTGGGAAGCTAAGCAACCTGAAAAATGTGCCGAGTCTTAAGGTGGCAGAGAAAGAGAATCTCTCATTCAATGAAGAGGCTGTGGCACTACTGCAG GAAGAAATAACAACAGCTGTGCAGACTGCTGAGAACACAGACGAGAATATTCAGAGCCTGCAGGACAAAATCCAGAGTCTCAGGAACCGGTTGGAGGAAGCTGAAGACAAGGCTAAGAAG GTGTTCCAGAAAAATGGTACAGGAGTCCTCAGCCTTCCAGAACTCCCAAAGCACAGTCTGACAGCACCCACTCTGCAG GAGGAGATTCTGAAAATCCAAGACCAGAAAGGTATTCTGAAGGACCTAAGCACCATCCAGCACTCAGCTGAGATGAAGAACATGTTGACCCTCCTTGAACAGGCCTATGAGAAGGTGGACTCCCTTTGA
- the CENPQ gene encoding centromere protein Q isoform X2 — translation MKHHCARPPKAGKSVREGAAQKRSKSQQHPEPSSKKADGGQKRGQEKEVTQPAKKREKRQREQSPEETGSRGTKKVKLAPGKTAAWQPLPASSIDHLGGMMDSVILSILSKSIQEKDDIQKHLNLLKERLLRRYRTLKVPVGKLSNLKNVPSLKVAEKENLSFNEEAVALLQEEITTAVQTAENTDENIQSLQDKIQSLRNRLEEAEDKAKKVFQKNGTGVLSLPELPKHSLTAPTLQEEILKIQDQKGILKDLSTIQHSAEMKNMLTLLEQAYEKVDSL, via the exons ATGAAACATCACTGTGCTCGTCCCCCTAAGGCAGGGAAGTCTGTCAGAGAAGGAGCAGCACAAAAGAGGAGCAAGTCACAGCAGCACCCAGAACCTTCCAGCAAAAAAGCAGATGGAGGACAAAAACGGGGACAAGAGAAAGAG GTCACACAGCCAGCCAAGAAGAGAGAGAAGCGACAGAGGGAGCAGTCCCCAGAAG AAACAGGTTCTCGGGGCACAAAAAAGGTGAAGTTGGCCCCTGGCAAAACAGCAGCATGGCAGCCACTCCCAGCCAGTAGCATCGACCACCTGGGAGGCATGATGGATTCAGTAATATT ATCCATTCTAAGTAAATCAATACAAGAAAAAGATGACATTCAAAAGCACCTCAACCTCCTGAAGGAAAG gCTTCTGAGACGTTACAGGACCCTGAAGGTGCCTGTTGGGAAGCTAAGCAACCTGAAAAATGTGCCGAGTCTTAAGGTGGCAGAGAAAGAGAATCTCTCATTCAATGAAGAGGCTGTGGCACTACTGCAG GAAGAAATAACAACAGCTGTGCAGACTGCTGAGAACACAGACGAGAATATTCAGAGCCTGCAGGACAAAATCCAGAGTCTCAGGAACCGGTTGGAGGAAGCTGAAGACAAGGCTAAGAAG GTGTTCCAGAAAAATGGTACAGGAGTCCTCAGCCTTCCAGAACTCCCAAAGCACAGTCTGACAGCACCCACTCTGCAG GAGGAGATTCTGAAAATCCAAGACCAGAAAGGTATTCTGAAGGACCTAAGCACCATCCAGCACTCAGCTGAGATGAAGAACATGTTGACCCTCCTTGAACAGGCCTATGAGAAGGTGGACTCCCTTTGA